The sequence TGCTTTTGAATCAGGACAGTATCAGCCATTCAGCGAGTGGCACATTGAAGATAATCAATTGGTTGGAACTTTGAAGATGCCAATTGAACTAGGTAGCGTTGGTGGTGCTATTAGAGCGTTGCCAATGGCTCAATTAAGTTTAGCAATTATGAAAATTGAAAATAGTCAGGAATTGCAATCAGTTGTTGGTGCGGTTGGCTTGGCTAATAATTTATCAGCTATCAGAGCTTTAGTTACAACTGGTATTCAAGCTGGTCACATGGGGTTACAGAGTAAGTCCTTAGCAGTTTCTGCTGGAGCAATCGGTTCTGAAATTCACTTAGTTGCTGAAAAATTGAATCAAACTAAAGATTATACAATCAAGAATGCTGAAAATATTTTGAAAGAGTTGAGAGAAAAATAATGGATATAGGTATTGATAAAATAGGCTTTTATGTACCAAAGGATTATATTGATATTGTTGAATTAGCTAAGAGAAGAGACGTTGATCCTAATAAATTTACGATTGGAATCGGTCAAGATAAACAAGCTGTTCCATTGCCTCATCAAGACGCTGTAACAATGGCTGCTAGTTCAGCTGACAGTATTTTGACAGATGACGATAAGAAGAATTTAGGGATGATGATTGTCGGAACTGAAAGCAGTGTCGATGAATCTAAGTCAACTGCCGCCTTTTTGATGGATTTGTTAGATTTGCCAGAAGATATTCGTGCATATGAAATCAAGCAAGCTTGTTATGGAGCTACCGCTGGATTACAAACTGCTTATGATTTTGTCAGTTTAAATCCTGATAAAAAGGTTTTAGTCATCGCAACTGATATTGCCCGCTACGGTATCAAGACACCTGGAGAAGTCACTCAAGGTGCTGGATCAGTTGCTATGTTGATCAGCCAAAACCCACGAGTTTTGAAATTAAATCACGAATCAGTTTACATGACGAAGAATGTCGGTGATTTCTGGCGTCCAACATTCTCAAAGACAGCTTTTGCTAGAGGAAAATTCTCTAATGAAATTTACGTTAATTTCTTTGAAACTTTATGGACTAAATTCCAAAATAAATATTCTGTGACAGCAGATGACTTTTCTACGATGCTTTTCCACATCCCTTATACAAAGATGGGAACTAAAGCTTTGCGAACTCTAGAAGGGAAGGTTTCCGATGAGAAATATGCTGAATTGACAGACCACTATCAAAATAGTATTAAATTCAGTCGAGATGTTGGTAATCTTTATACAGGTTCACTTTATCTAGGCTTATTGTCATATTTAGTTAATG comes from Companilactobacillus pabuli and encodes:
- a CDS encoding hydroxymethylglutaryl-CoA synthase — translated: MDIGIDKIGFYVPKDYIDIVELAKRRDVDPNKFTIGIGQDKQAVPLPHQDAVTMAASSADSILTDDDKKNLGMMIVGTESSVDESKSTAAFLMDLLDLPEDIRAYEIKQACYGATAGLQTAYDFVSLNPDKKVLVIATDIARYGIKTPGEVTQGAGSVAMLISQNPRVLKLNHESVYMTKNVGDFWRPTFSKTAFARGKFSNEIYVNFFETLWTKFQNKYSVTADDFSTMLFHIPYTKMGTKALRTLEGKVSDEKYAELTDHYQNSIKFSRDVGNLYTGSLYLGLLSYLVNGAQADENVLMFSYGSGAVGELFSAKIQPDFEQVINKQALVDMLNNRQKISIDEYEKIYQIEYKNDTIVDPTTISDKFYLSEIKENERIYKKLK